One stretch of Candidatus Baltobacteraceae bacterium DNA includes these proteins:
- a CDS encoding MBL fold metallo-hydrolase: MVTLSERVTRLRAPNPSPMTLTGTNTYLVRTSRDSVLVIDPGPLIEKHVDAIVATADQLSARIGTILVTHGHPDHAPAAAPLSRRTGAPVWAHAYAKFPTDRTLEDAERLEFDDATIDVVDAPGHAVDHLVFALAQERTLFTGDVVLGAGTVVVAPPGGAMRPYQRTLDRLLNEHSDSAAIYGGHGERVDDPKAKLIEYIEHRKMRELQLIAELQKGPTTIPKLVENIYAGIDQRLWPAAARQILAYLIALEEENRVVPRILPTKPTPEEAAILNPNLQRIADPEAAAVAREELGSSVELPLIEYRVA, translated from the coding sequence ATGGTAACGCTTTCCGAGCGCGTTACACGGTTGCGCGCGCCGAATCCCTCGCCGATGACGCTGACCGGAACGAACACGTATTTGGTCCGTACCTCACGCGATTCCGTACTCGTGATCGATCCCGGCCCGTTGATCGAGAAACATGTCGACGCCATCGTGGCGACCGCCGATCAGCTGAGCGCGAGGATCGGTACGATCCTCGTTACGCACGGTCACCCGGATCACGCACCCGCCGCGGCGCCCCTTTCGCGTCGCACCGGTGCGCCGGTCTGGGCGCACGCGTACGCGAAATTTCCCACCGACCGGACGCTCGAAGACGCCGAGCGGCTCGAATTCGACGACGCGACGATCGACGTTGTCGACGCACCAGGACACGCGGTCGACCATCTGGTCTTCGCGCTCGCGCAAGAGCGCACGCTCTTTACCGGTGACGTCGTACTCGGAGCGGGAACCGTCGTCGTCGCGCCGCCGGGCGGCGCGATGCGTCCGTACCAACGTACTCTGGATCGATTGCTGAACGAACACAGTGACTCCGCCGCCATTTACGGCGGACACGGTGAACGTGTCGACGATCCGAAAGCCAAGCTGATCGAATACATCGAGCATCGTAAGATGCGCGAGCTTCAACTGATTGCCGAGCTGCAAAAAGGTCCAACAACGATCCCCAAGCTCGTCGAAAATATCTATGCCGGCATCGATCAACGTCTGTGGCCTGCCGCAGCACGACAAATACTCGCGTACCTTATCGCGCTCGAGGAAGAGAATCGCGTCGTTCCGCGGATTCTGCCGACAAAACCGACGCCGGAGGAAGCCGCAATCCTCAACCCCAATCTTCAGCGCATCGCCGACCCCGAAGCTGCGGCTGTAGCCCGCGAAGAGCTCGGGAGTTCCGTCGAACTTCCCCTGATTGAATATCGCGTCGCTTAA
- a CDS encoding NUDIX hydrolase, producing the protein MDRTEPAVKIRPAATVMLARDSGNVPEIYMLRRSPSSAFLPEVFVFPGGAVDALDAELARSRLLRNAEAPNSERESADPAFEVAALREAFEEAGILLTADSSGYPAILDDAQLRKQRTALHAGTTTLNAILEAFGVVLDSRRLWHFSHWITPPTESHRFDTHFYLAFAPPGQAASSDEIETHAGLWISPADALRRNADGNFPMIFPTIMHLQRLAPYTTLDAMHGFAMTKSIYPVEPVQAEPRRFMLPDGLDGRW; encoded by the coding sequence ATGGACCGAACCGAACCAGCGGTCAAGATACGCCCGGCAGCGACGGTAATGCTGGCGCGCGATTCCGGAAACGTGCCTGAGATCTACATGCTGCGCCGTAGCCCAAGCAGCGCATTTCTTCCCGAGGTGTTCGTCTTTCCGGGCGGCGCAGTCGACGCGCTCGATGCCGAGTTGGCGCGCTCACGCCTGTTACGCAACGCCGAAGCGCCGAATTCCGAGCGCGAATCTGCCGATCCGGCGTTCGAAGTCGCGGCGCTCCGCGAAGCTTTCGAAGAAGCCGGCATTTTGCTCACCGCAGATTCTTCCGGGTACCCGGCGATACTCGACGACGCGCAGCTGCGCAAGCAGCGGACTGCGTTGCACGCCGGCACGACGACCCTCAACGCGATTCTCGAAGCCTTCGGCGTGGTACTCGATTCGCGCCGGCTTTGGCACTTCTCGCACTGGATCACTCCACCCACGGAATCCCACCGCTTTGATACGCATTTCTATCTTGCGTTCGCGCCACCCGGACAAGCCGCAAGCAGCGACGAGATCGAAACGCACGCGGGGCTTTGGATTTCACCCGCCGACGCGTTGCGGCGTAACGCCGACGGAAATTTTCCGATGATCTTTCCGACGATCATGCACTTGCAACGGCTCGCACCGTACACGACGCTGGATGCGATGCACGGCTTTGCGATGACGAAGTCGATCTACCCGGTCGAACCCGTGCAAGCCGAACCACGCCGCTTCATGTTGCCGGACGGTCTGGACGGTCGATGGTAA
- a CDS encoding cytochrome c, with protein sequence MRSIGFAAVFVLLLVATHAGERSVANAASDGKSIFNTNCATCHQQNGMGSPGVFPPLAGNKDVTAKDPAKVIGIVLHGLNTPITVNGKEYSGGMPSWKGTLSSADIAAVLTYVRSSWGNDAPAVTEKMVSAVK encoded by the coding sequence ATGAGATCGATCGGATTCGCGGCTGTATTCGTCTTGCTACTAGTCGCTACGCACGCCGGTGAACGCTCAGTTGCGAACGCTGCCTCCGACGGTAAGAGCATCTTCAATACGAATTGCGCGACGTGTCATCAACAGAATGGTATGGGATCTCCCGGCGTCTTTCCGCCGCTCGCCGGCAACAAAGACGTGACGGCAAAAGATCCGGCCAAAGTCATCGGAATCGTCTTGCACGGCTTGAACACGCCGATCACGGTCAACGGAAAAGAGTATAGCGGCGGCATGCCGTCGTGGAAAGGCACGCTCTCGAGCGCCGACATCGCGGCGGTGCTGACGTACGTGCGCAGCTCGTGGGGCAACGATGCACCCGCGGTCACCGAAAAGATGGTCTCGGCGGTTAAGTAA